The Fulvia fulva chromosome 6, complete sequence genome includes a window with the following:
- a CDS encoding Methyltransferase-like protein 25, whose amino-acid sequence MAEADPRPAMPQEKIGPENPLPHTDAFSSTAQYVDSLLDFVGTNGMLRNLCGGVHILDFFTSTPSLYSRILPQDWRDFFTAHDVMDILDLLMREDLSTFNVTQSQQSPSWRDGPLPPETLLDYIRTVRKHLLDREPGGSQCSRNRAMKPTQKLARHVAVGMNVKKVHEVGLFAWYLNKLTTDIAQHKDGSISHLVDFGSGQNYLGRALASEPYNQNIIAVESKQANAERAKELDVFAKLTEKQKLMRNKKAFREGREGPGSEPEPKPVAPVSLPTPLDSSADDATSAPTVEVPTAGSGKIQYVEHRIQDGDLSGVISSIPASKTNLMVMSLHSCGNLVHHGLRSLLLNDEVKAVAMVGCCYNLVTERLGPATYKLPELRPTTHEHPRLAKAGEACDPHGFPMSSRLCNYYNEDDANNSDKGVRLNITSRMMAVQAPGNWGPKDSESFFTRHFYRALLQRIFMDRGVVSPPTLEGAGSRSPAGHSSGGTPIVIGSLRKSCYDSFTTYVRGALEKLTIDSEQGDVFKEKMGDITDLEIENYEKQYQSGKKDLSVIWSLMAFSAGVIEATIVVDRWLWLKEQDAVQEAWVEPVFDYKFSPRNLVVVGIQR is encoded by the coding sequence ATGGCTGAAGCCGACCCAAGACCAGCCATGCCTCAAGAAAAGATTGGCCCGGAAAACCCATTACCACATACCGATGCTTTCTCCAGCACAGCGCAGTATGTGGACTCCCTCTTGGACTTCGTTGGTACCAATGGCATGTTGCGAAACTTGTGCGGTGGTGTGCATATTCTCGACTTCTTCACAAGCACCCCGAGTCTATACTCAAGGATCTTGCCGCAGGACTGGAGGGACTTCTTTACAGCGCACGATGTAATGGACATCTTGGATCTACTGATGCGAGAGGACTTATCTACATTCAATGTAACGCAGTCGCAACAGTCTCCTTCGTGGAGGGATGGACCCCTTCCTCCCGAGACTCTGTTGGACTACATCCGAACAGTACGGAAGCACCTGCTCGACAGAGAGCCAGGCGGCTCGCAGTGTTCACGGAACAGAGCCATGAAGCCGACGCAGAAGTTGGCAAGGCACGTAGCTGTCGGCATGAATGTGAAGAAAGTGCATGAAGTTGGGCTCTTTGCCTGGTACCTCAACAAGTTGACTACAGACATCGCGCAACATAAGGACGGATCCATCAGCCATCTTGTGGACTTCGGGTCAGGTCAGAACTATCTTGGTCGAGCATTGGCTAGTGAGCCGTACAATCAGAACATCATCGCAGTAGAGAGCAAGCAAGCCAATGCCGAGCGAGCCAAAGAACTTGACGTCTTCGCTAAGCTCACAGAGAAGCAGAAGCTGATGAGGAACAAGAAAGCATTCAGAGAAGGTCGCGAAGGACCTGGATCAGAACCTGAGCCCAAGCCAGTTGCACCAGTCAGCCTGCCGACGCCACTAGATTCGAGTGCAGATGATGCGACGTCAGCACCCACGGTCGAGGTTCCTACTGCCGGATCTGGCAAGATTCAGTATGTGGAGCATCGTATACAGGATGGTGACCTGTCTGGCGTAATTTCAAGCATTCCTGCGAGCAAGACGAACCTCATGGTCATGTCTCTCCATTCATGCGGCAATCTAGTACACCATGGTCTTCGCTCTCTGCTCTTGAACGACGAGGTCAAGGCTGTGGCAATGGTTGGCTGCTGTTACAACCTGGTGACCGAACGTCTCGGACCGGCAACGTACAAGCTGCCAGAACTGCGACCGACGACACACGAGCATCCTCGTCTTGCGAAGGCTGGTGAAGCGTGCGATCCTCATGGGTTTCCAATGTCTTCGCGGCTGTGCAATTACTACAACGAAGACGATGCAAATAATTCTGACAAAGGCGTACGACTCAACATCACATCTCGCATGATGGCGGTCCAAGCACCAGGAAATTGGGGGCCCAAGGACAGCGAGTCCTTCTTCACGCGCCATTTCTATCGTGCTCTGCTTCAAAGGATCTTCATGGATCGTGGTGTCGTCAGCCCACCTACACTGGAAGGCGCCGGCAGTCGCAGTCCCGCCGGTCACAGCAGTGGAGGTACACCTATTGTGATCGGTAGCTTGCGAAAGTCATGTTACGACAGCTTCACTACCTACGTCCGGGGAGCATTGGAAAAGCTCACTATCGATTCGGAACAAGGAGACGTGTTCAAAGAGAAGATGGGTGACATTACAGATCTTGAGATTGAGAACTACGAAAAACAGTATCAAAGCGGCAAGAAGGATTTGAGCGTCATCTGGAGCTTGATGGCGTTCTCTGCAGGCGTTATCGAAGCAACTATTGTCGTTGATAGATGGCTCTGGCTGAAAGAGCAAGACGCGGTGCAAGAGGCGTGGGTCGAGCCAGTGTTTGACTACAAGTTCAGCCCGAGGAACTTGGTCGTTGTCGGTATCCAGAGATGA
- a CDS encoding t-SNARE affecting a late Golgi compartment protein 1: MSDDPFLAAQADVLSLLDQTRSQLKSYLRIRSTSSASPELVEARQELESTLTDLSADLQDLVDSVKAVEGDPYRYGLDVAEVGRRRRLVQDVAKEVEDMHQQLNATAAQADAHLAHPDNFAVDADDMGDEYGEWEEQRQMEIMHEQDEALDGVFQTVGNLRMQADAMGRELEEQAELLEDTENITDRVTGKLETGMKKIRYVIEKNEDKYSSCCIAALIFVLILLLILVIVL; the protein is encoded by the exons ATGTCGGACGACCCCTTCCTTGCGGCTCAGGCTGATGTTCTATCACTACTGGACCAGACTCGATCACAGCTCAAGTCTTACCTGCGCATACGATCCACAAGCTCCGCCTCGCCTGAACTGGTTGAAGCGCGGCAAGAACTAGAATCGACCCTCACAGACCTTTCCGCAGACCTCCAAGACTTGGTCGATAGTGTGAAAGCTGTAGAAGGCGACCCCTACCGCTATGGCCTCGACGTTGCAGAAGTTGGTCGTCGCCGAAGGTTGGTACAGGATGTCGCGAAGGAGGTTGAAGATATGCACCAGCAGCTCAATGCGACGGCAGCACAGGCAGATGCACACCTGGCACATCCGGACAATTTCGCGGTGGACGCAGACGACATGGGCGATGAGTACGGCGAGTGGGAAGAGCAGCGACAGATGGAGATCATGCACGAGCAAGATGAGGCACTAGATGGGGTGTTCCAGACTGTGGGCAACTTGCGCATGCAGGCAGACGCCATGGGCAGAGAGCTTGAAGAGCAGGCTGAGCTGTTGGAAGATACGGAGAACATCACCGATCGAGTCACTGGGAAGCTCGAGACTGGCATGAAGAAAATCCGATATGTGATTGAGAAGAATGAAG ACAAGTATTCGAGTTGCTGCATTGCAGCACTGATCTTCGTTTTGATCCTTCTGCTCATACTGGTCATCGTTCTATGA
- a CDS encoding Oxidase ucsJ: MYNVRQEGVHPVASLAGTYLLVAEGYSVTGFVRRKEHGEQIKKSGAEIVYGDLNDKTAITEQVVKHDITFHTATADHLPSAEAVIDGVKARAAGGKGTIFIHTSGTSLLTDYPKIKNNQKSNDIWHDSNRQEIDSLPDDAPHREIDLAIVNAQKALGEKAKIAIMIPPLIYGFNADHGRLTIQIPTLNRFALKHGFAAHVGKGEGVESNIHVKDLARAYIVSKNPYYFCETTGDKEPSWREVAELIGEQLHKVGKIQDPKPRQLKEDLWADVFGDFTGAVIGLNSRSRAVRLRELGWKPQEKGWRASYVEDELPQILKEETGSFAGYKGTVAS; the protein is encoded by the exons ATG TACAATGTCCGGCAAGAAGGTGTTCATCCTGTGGCTTCATTGGCTGGAACGTACTTGCTCGTGGCCGAAGGATACTCTGTCACTGGCTTTGTCCGACGGAAAGAGCATGGCGAACAAATCAAGAAGTCGGGCGCTGAAATCGTCTATGGTGACCTGAATGACAAGACGGCAATCACCGAGCAGGTCGTGAAGCACGACATCACGTTCCATACTG CGACCGCCGACCACCTGCCTTCTGCTGAGGCAGTCATCGACGGTGTCAAAGCACGTGCCGCCGGCGGGAAAGGCACCATCTTCATCCACACCTCCGGCACATCTCTCTTGACCGACTATCCCAAGATCAAGAACAACCAAAAGTCCAACGACATCTGGCACGACAGTAATCGTCAAGAGATCGACTCTCTCCCCGACGATGCTCCGCACCGAGAGATCGACCTCGCCATCGTCAATGCACAAAAGGCGCTTGGCGAGAAAGCCAAGATCGCCATCATGATTCCTCCCTTGATCTACGGCTTCAACGCAGACCACGGACGTCTCACCATTCAGATTCCGACCTTGAATCGCTTTGCACTGAAGCATGGTTTCGCAGCGCATGTTGGCAAGGGCGAAGGTGTTGAAAGCAACATCCACGTCAAAGATCTCGCGCGTGCATATATCGTTTCAAAGAACCCGTACTACTTCTGCGAGACTACTGGCGACAAGGAGCCGAGCTGGAGGGAGGTCGCGGAGCTGATTGGCGAGCAGTTGCATAAAGTTGGCAAGATTCAGGATCCCAAGCCGAGGCAACTCAAAGAAGATCTTTGGGCAGACGTCTTTGGTGACTTCACAGGCGCTGTCATTGGACTGAACAGCAGGAGTCGCGCTGTTAGGTTGAGGGAATTGGGGTGGAAGCCCCAAGAGAAGGGTTGGAGGGCGAGTTATGTTGAGGATGAGTTGCCACAGATTCTGAAGGAGGAGACTGGGAGTTTTGCTGGGTATAAGGGTACTGTAGCGAGCTAA
- a CDS encoding Serine/threonine-protein kinase bur1 — MSSGATPSAVAEGITDPTQRRFRGSAKISEYEVMKEKLGEGTFGVVSKAKSKRTGNMVALKKILMHNEKEGFPITALREVKLLKMLSHPNILTLEEMAVERQQLDDKGKSGKKRATLYMVTPYMDHDLSGMLTNPDIRFTDAQVKCYMLQLLEGLRYLHDSRILHRDMKAANILISNRGILQIADFGLARHYDGETPVPGQGNGKAVRDYTSLVVTRWYRPPELLLTLKRYTPAIDMWGVGCVFGEMFERKPILEGRSDIDQCVRIFKLVGNPTDDSMPGWSELPGCEGQRDWERSRGNIDERFKSIGKEGLDLLKQLLCLDWRRRINAIDALQHPYFKVDPLPAKPGSLPRYEDSHELDARRRGNQQKARAALPPAPAGGTVGLGPNEDRFPNSYQNGYGYDDRGPRGGYGRDRGPPGVQNGPPRYDDRRPPPAAGAREPAYRQADRALPRGPPQNGHQLPPRPDNVPGRPSEVPTRGPPPSERAPPRGGPNLDTYIPSYQSGERPRYDDRGPLPPRDDRRDPYDRPRRDSREGYRDAYRDPDAPPPRPYRDDGPGRAPGSRGDPYRDRGYPPSRDEQRRTRSRSPDRLRRERLQDRERDLYRR; from the exons ATGTCGTCCGGCGCGACGCCATCAGCCGTGGCCGAGGGCATCACGGATCCTACCCAGCGACGCTTTCGAGGCAGCGCAAAGATCTCGGAGTATGAGGTGATGAAGGAGAAGCTCGGCGAGGGCACGTTTGGAGTCGTCTCCAAGGCGAAGTCGAAACGGACGGGCAACATGGTCGCGCTCAAGAAGATCCTCATGCACAACGAGAAGGAGGGCTTCCCCATCACAGCATTGCGAGAGGTCAAGCTACTCAAAATGCTGAGCCACCCCAACATCTTGACGCTGGAGGAAATGGCAGTGGAGCGGCAGCAAC TTGACGACAAGGGCAAGAGCGGCAAGAAGCGTGCCACCCTCTATATGGTCACGCCATACATGGACCACGACCTGAGCGGGATGCTGACAAACCCCGACATTCGCTTCACCGATGCACAGGTGAAGTGCTATATGCTGCAGTTGCTGGAAGGTTTGCGATATTTACACGAT TCGAGAATCTTGCACCGCGATATGAAGGCAGCAAATATCCTCATATCGAATCGCGGAATCCTGCAGATTGCTGACTTCGGTCTGGCACGGCATTACGACGGAGAGACACCAGTGCCTGGGCAAGGTAATGGTAAG GCTGTTCGTGACTACACCAGCCTAGTCGTAACCAGATGGTATCGACCACCCGAGCTGTTGCTGACTTTGAAACGCTATACGCCTGCCATCGACATGTGGGGAGTGGGCTGCGTGTTCGGCGAGATGTTCGAGCGGAAGCCTATCCTCGAAGGACGCTCAGACATAGACCAGTGTGTACGAATCTTCAAGCTTGTTGGAAACCCTACAGACGACAGCATGCCAGGGTGGTCAGAACTGCCTGGGTGTGAAGGTCAGCGAGATTGGGAGAGGTCCCGCGGCAACATCGACGAACGCTTCAAGTCAATTGGCAAGGAAGGTCTGGATCTGCTGAAGCAATTGCTATGCCTCGATTGGCGAAGGCGGATCAACGCGATCGATGCATTGCAGCATCCGTACTTCAAGGTCGATCCACTACCAGCAAAGCCAGGGTCTCTACCACGATACGAAGACAGCCACGAGCTTGATGCTCGAAGACGTGGCAACCAACAAAAAGCACGAGCTGCGCTCCCTCCTGCGCCGGCAGGCGGTACCGTTGGCCTTGGCCCGAACGAGGACAGATTTCCGAACTCCTATCAGAACGGCTATGGCTACGATGACAGAGGGCCGCGTGGAGGATATGGTCGCGATCGAGGGCCACCTGGCGTGCAGAACGGACCACCGAGATACGATGACAGAAGACCACCACCTGCTGCTGGTGCACGAGAGCCAGCGTATCGACAGGCTGACCGCGCTTTACCACGAGGGCCTCCACAGAACGGTCATCAGCTACCTCCAAGACCTGACAATGTGCCGGGTCGACCGTCGGAAGTCCCAACACGAGGACCACCACCATCCGAGCGAGCACCTCCTAGAGGCGGACCGAACCTGGACACATACATACCTTCATATCAGAGTGGCGAACGACCGCGATATGATGATCGTGGCCCACTGCCACCACGAGACGACCGAAGAGATCCTTACGATCGACCACGTCGAGACAGCCGTGAAGGCTACAGAGACGCATACCGCGATCCAGATGCACCACCGCCACGGCCGTATCGCGACGATGGCCCAGGACGGGCACCAGGGTCTCGAGGCGACCCGTATCGAGATCGAGGATATCCTCCATCACGAGACGAGCAGCGGCGGACGAGGAGCAGAAGTCCCGACCGGCTACGTCGAGAAAGACTTCAGGATAGGGAGCGGGATCTTTACAGGCGTTAG
- a CDS encoding Methylenetetrahydrofolate reductase 2 → MDKLTDKIAALPPDANYFSLEFFPPKTQQGFSNLNARLSRMAHSLRPLFVNVTWSAGGSTSVKSLALAELTQRELGLTTCLHLTCTNMSRELIDEALEQAKVLGVRNILALRGDPPRSDEYRDDSVPNAEEDDSNKDFTWAVDLVRYIRKQYGNYFCVGVAGYPEGHSDQSHPEHQSVEHDLPYLVEKTKAGADFIMTQLFYDVDAYDTYEKTLREHKSGVLKTIPIIPGLMPIQSYQILRRTTKLSHAALPQDILKKLEAVKGDDEAVKRVGVDILCEIVDSMKSKGGSGPRGFHFYTLNLEKVVAQILEKSQLIPPSTPDQETSGEDSAVAEVDSDDFVVVDPAQKRANRRKSSMANSQPRNRVIISHTRASSTSSNRTSHAYEASDQDAGVPKEKINSRANTLAISEGEGALGREATWDDFPNGRWGDARSPAFGEIDGYGVSLHLSVPEAKRLWGEPNCIEDISKSFRRHLEGDIDSMPWSEEALQPETLTIKEQLLALINKGWWTVASQPAVNGIRSTDPVFGWGPKNGFVFQKPFVEFFVPSNEWEILKGKLDQHPQITYFAGNAKGDFVSSDEDSVNPVTWGTFTGKEIITPTIIEAVSFRAWSEEAFGIWREWQRVYKAGSEASRLLETIRKDYWLVSVIHHGFLEPGALWDDLL, encoded by the coding sequence ATGGATAAACTCACCGACAAGATCGCGGCATTGCCGCCAGATGCAAATTACTTCTCTCTAGAGTTCTTCCCACCGAAGACGCAGCAAGGTTTCTCAAATCTCAATGCCCGACTATCACGCATGGCGCATAGTCTGCGCCCACTCTTCGTCAACGTTACTTGGAGTGCAGGAGGGAGCACATCGGTCAAGTCACTGGCTTTGGCCGAGTTGACGCAGCGAGAGCTGGGACTAACGACATGTCTTCATCTGACGTGTACGAATATGTCCCGGGAGCTGATCGATGAGGCATTGGAGCAAGCGAAAGTCCTAGGGGTACGCAATATTCTTGCCTTACGTGGCGATCCTCCGCGAAGCGACGAGTACCGAGACGACAGTGTGCCAAATGCAGAAGAGGATGACTCGAACAAAGATTTCACCTGGGCAGTGGATCTGGTGCGATACATTCGCAAGCAGTACGGGAACTACTTCTGTGTAGGTGTTGCCGGGTATCCTGAGGGTCACTCGGATCAGTCGCATCCAGAGCACCAATCAGTCGAACATGACCTGCCTTACCTTGTCGAGAAGACAAAGGCTGGAGCGGACTTTATCATGACGCAGCTGTTCTACGATGTCGATGCCTACGATACATACGAGAAAACTCTTCGTGAGCACAAGTCGGGAGTGTTAAAGACGATTCCCATCATACCCGGTCTCATGCCGATACAAAGCTACCAGATCTTGCGACGAACCACGAAGCTCAGCCATGCTGCACTACCACAGGACATCCTGAAGAAACTAGAGGCTGTGAAAGGCGACGATGAGGCAGTAAAAAGAGTGGGTGTGGACATACTATGCGAGATTGTCGACAGCATGAAGAGCAAGGGCGGCAGCGGCCCACGAGGCTTCCACTTCTACACTCTCAACCTTGAGAAAGTTGTGGCTCAGATACTCGAGAAGAGTCAGCTCATACCTCCTTCGACTCCTGATCAGGAGACGAGCGGCGAAGATTCAGCAGTTGCGGAGGTGGATTCGGACGATTTCGTGGTGGTAGATCCTGCTCAGAAGAGAGCGAATCGTAGGAAGTCCTCAATGGCAAATTCGCAACCTCGAAATCGTGTCATTATCTCGCACACACGTGCTTCAAGCACGAGCAGCAACCGCACCTCGCACGCATATGAGGCATCGGATCAGGACGCAGGCGTGCCAAAGGAGAAGATCAACAGCCGAGCCAACACACTTGCTATTTCTGAAGGTGAAGGCGCTTTGGGACGGGAGGCAACCTGGGACGACTTTCCCAATGGTCGCTGGGGCGATGCTCGTTCCCCAGCATTCGGTGAGATTGATGGCTATGGCGTGAGCTTACACCTCAGCGTTCCCGAGGCCAAACGACTCTGGGGAGAGCCGAACTGCATTGAAGACATCTCGAAGAGCTTCAGAAGACATCTGGAAGGCGATATCGACTCGATGCCATGGTCGGAGGAAGCTTTGCAGCCAGAGACTCTCACTATCAAGGAGCAGCTTCTTGCACTGATCAACAAAGGCTGGTGGACTGTTGCCTCACAACCTGCTGTCAATGGTATACGTTCCACCGACCCCGTCTTCGGCTGGGGGCCAAAGAATGGTTTCGTCTTCCAGAAGCCGTTTGTCGAGTTCTTCGTCCCCTCAAATGAATGGGAGATTCTAAAGGGCAAGCTCGATCAGCATCCCCAGATCACATACTTCGCCGGCAACGCCAAGGGAGACTTCGTCAGTTCGGACGAGGACTCGGTGAATCCTGTGACGTGGGGCACCTTCACTGGAAAGGAGATCATTACTCCCACAATCATCGAGGCCGTGTCGTTCAGGGCGTGGTCTGAGGAGGCGTTTGGCATCTGGAGGGAATGGCAGAGAGTGTACAAGGCAGGCTCGGAAGCGAGCAGGTTGCTTGAAACAATAAGGAAGGACTATTGGCTGGTCAGTGTGATCCACCATGGGTTCCTGGAGCCGGGCGCACTGTGGGACGATCTTTTGTAA
- a CDS encoding Putative zinc protease — protein MADRLYSRPEGNTQRLADELEKPLLDDRTYRVIELPNKLQALLIHDPDTDKAAAAMDVNVGSLSDPEDMQGVAHAVEHALFMGTRKYPGENDYNSYLTKYGGNSNAFTASTSTNYYFELSASSKSNSPTSSANTSQASLLSNVSKHEAPLYGGLDRFAQFFIEPLFDENTLDRELRAVDSENKKNLQSDNWRLMQLNKSLSSPHHPYHLFATGNWDLLHDQPKARGVVIRDEFMKFYSTQYSANRMKLAVLGQEDLDTLQAWVEEFFTAVPNQDLPKLEWTMPALTEKELLTQIFVKPVMDTRLLDISFPYPDEEEEYESQPGRYISHLIGHEGPGSILALLKEKGWANDLSAGAQPLCPGTAFFTIMLRLTTDGQTHYQEVIKTVFQYIAMIKESPPLEWIHEESAKLAEVQFRFMQKIPASRTVSRISGVMQKPLPRDKLLSGDALLTKFDPAGIKKGLDALRPDSFRFTLVSQDFPTDFPSREHWYGTEYKMEKIPADFMREIQQAYDSSSTQRPAELHLPHKNEFIPERLDVEKKKVATPALTPKLVRNENNIRIWHKKDDQFWVPKGNVYIYLRSPLINSSAFVVECARIYKELVDDSLSSYAYDAELAGLEYGISLHGDAFEISVSGYNDKMHVLLQKVLESMRDLEIKEDRFKIVLDRLERGHRNSEYMEPFRQVSNYRNWVNKPRAYLPSELLAVLSSIEVDDVKRMHPQFLRQMHIEIMAHGNFYKEDALKLGDLVEKTLKCLPLPRSQWPEDRSIIFPPGSDYTYKHTLANKENVNHCIDFSVHIGDAQDRRLRAKLLLLSQMLEEPVFDTLRTKEQLGYVVGGSPIVTGGRLQYRVLVQSEKPCPYLEERIEHLLSTFDQTIKDMPEKEFEAHRIGVINKRLEKLKNLNSESGRLWYHITSDVFDFELVNHDVEALEKLSQSEIVDFFNLYFNPSSPERAKLSVYNIAQASSDDIAANTSVSEQRANLGNAVSSMLTQLQLPAEPEQLATYFEKIDLAKPGHVESIVAAVGEYLQKVAGMAAEDAKVIISQAQAFLPGLLPSLGIKAPAPQTNGDANGHANGNGHVVEKKKESILIEDIKAFRASMPLTAAGVPVKDISEFEDLEPKL, from the exons ATGGCCGACCGCCTCTACAGCCGGCCTGAGGGCAATACTCAGCGTCTGGCAGACGAGCTCGAGAAGCCATTGCTAGATGACAGAACGTACAGAGTGATCGAGCTGCCCAACAAGCTCCAAGCACTGCTCATCCACGACCCAGACACAGACAAGGCCGCAGCAGCCATGGACGTCAATGTGGGAAGTCTGTCGGATCCAGAGGATATGCAGGGAGTAGCACATGCCGTCGAGCACGCATTGTTCATGGGAACGAGGAAG TACCCAGGCGAGAACGACTACAACTCGTACCTCACCAAGTACGGCGGCAATTCCAATGCATTCACCGCGTCGACATCCACCAACTACTACTTTGAACTTTCCGCTTCCTCCAAATCGAACAGCCCGACCTCATCCGCGAATACCAGCCAAGCGAGTTTGCTCAGCAACGTTTCCAAGCATGAAGCACCACTCTACGGCGGATTGGATCGATTCGCACAATTCTTCATTGAGCCCCTCTTCGACGAGAACACACTAGACCGAGAGCTGCGCGCAGTGGACTCTGAGAACAAGAAGAACCTACAGAGCGACAACTGGCGGTTGATGCAACTGAACAAGAGCTTGTCGAGTCCACACCACCCATACCATCTCTTTGCGACTGGCAACTGGGATCTTCTGCACGATCAGCCCAAGGCAAGAGGCGTCGTGATTCGAGATGAGTTCATGAAGTTCTACAGCACACAGTACTCTGCAAATCGCATGAAGCTAGCTGTGCTCGGACAAGAGGACCTGGACACGCTTCAAGCATGGGTCGAGGAGTTCTTTACGGCTGTGCCTAACCAGGATTTGCCCAAGTTGGAGTGGACAATGCCGGCATTAACTGAGAAGGAGCTTTTGACCCAGATCTTTGTGAAGCCAGTGATGGACACACGTCTACTGGACATCTCATTCCCCTACCCCGATGAGGAAGAGGAGTATGAATCACAGCCTGGACGCTACATCAGTCATCTGATCGGTCACGAAGGCCCCGGCAGCATCCTTGCTTTGCTGAAGGAGAAGGGTTGGGCCAACGATTTGAGTGCAGGCGCTCAGCCTTTGTGTCCGGGTACTGCTTTCTTCACGATCATGCTTCGATTGACAACAGATGGTCAGACTCACTACCAAGAGGTGATTAAGACTGTCTTCCAGTACATTGCCATGATCAAGGAGTCACCTCCTTTGGAGTGGATTCACGAAGAATCGGCTAAGCTGGCAGAAGTTCAGTTCAGGTTCATGCAAAAGATTCCTGCTTCGCGCACCGTCAGCCGGATTTCTGGTGTCATGCAAAAGCCACTTCCGCGAGACAAGCTTCTCAGTGGAGATGCCCTGCTCACGAAGTTCGACCCTGCGGGCATCAAGAAAGGTCTCGATGCTCTGCGACCAGACAGCTTTCGCTTCACCCTCGTGAGCCAAGACTTTCCTACCGACTTCCCGTCGCGAGAGCACTGGTACGGTACGGAGTACAAGATGGAGAAGATTCCGGCAGACTTCATGCGCGAGATCCAACAGGCGTACGATTCGAGCAGCACCCAACGACCCGCTGAGCTTCACCTACCACACAAGAACGAGTTCATTCCCGAGCGCCTTGACGTGGAGAAGAAGAAAGTCGCAACACCGGCTTTGACACCCAAGCTCGTTCGCAACGAGAACAACATCCGTATCTGGCACAAGAAGGACGACCAGTTTTGGGTGCCAAAGGGCAATGTCTACATCTACCTGCGATCACCTTTAATCAACTCGTCTGCATTCGTCGTAGAGTGCGCGCGTATCTACAAGGAGCTCGTGGATGACAGCCTTTCTTCCTATGCATACGATGCTGAACTTGCCGGCCTCGAGTATGGCATCTCCCTTCACGGCGATGCTTTCGAGATCTCAGTCAGTGGTTACAACGACAAGATGCATGTCCTGCTCCAGAAAGTTCTCGAGTCGATGCGCGATCTGGAAATCAAGGAAGATCGCTTCAAGATCGTCTTGGACAGACTTGAGCGTGGACATCGCAACTCCGAATACATGGAGCCTTTCCGCCAGGTCAGCAACTACAGGAACTGGGTCAACAAACCACGCGCCTACCTTCCTAGTGAACTGCTCGCCGTGTTGTCCTCCATTGAGGTAGACGATGTCAAGAGGATGCACCCACAGTTCTTGCGCCAGATGCACATCGAGATCATGGCTCATGGTAACTTCTACAAGGAGGACGCACTGAAGCTTGGCGATCTGGTCGAGAAGACACTCAAATGTCTACCGTTGCCTCGATCACAGTGGCCTGAGGATCGTTCAATCATCTTCCCACCAGGCTCGGACTACACGTACAAGCATACCCTAGCCAACAAGGAGAATGTCAACCACTGCATCGACTTCTCTGTCCATATCGGTGATGCGCAGGATCGCCGCCTGCGTGCTAAGCTGTTGCTTCTTTCACAAATGCTAGAAGAGCCAGTGTTCGACACATTACGGACCAAGGAGCAGCTTGGGTACGTTGTAGGTGGAAGTCCAATTGTGACTGGAGGCCGTCTGCAATACCGCGTCCTGGTCCAGAGCGAGAAGCCCTGCCCGTACTTGGAAGAGCGAATCGAGCACCTCCTGAGCACCTTTGACCAGACCATCAAGGATATGCCGGAAAAGGAGTTTGAGGCGCATAGGATTGGTGTGATCAACAAGCGCTTGGAGAAGCTGAAGAACCTCAATTCTGAGAGTGGGCGTCTTTGGTACCATATCACGTCGGATGTGTTCGATTTCGAGCTTG TCAACCACGACGTGGAGGCACTCGAGAAGCTCTCGCAGTCCGAGATTGTGGACTTCTTCAACCTCTATTTCAACCCAAGCTCGCCAGAGCGTGCCAAGCTTTCTGTCTACAACATCGCCCAGGCTTCGAGCGACGATATTGCAGCCAACACGAGCGTGTCCGAACAGCGTGCGAACCTTGGCAACGCCGTCTCCAGCATGCTCACCCAGCTTCAACTTCCCGCCGAACCAGAGCAGCTCGCCACCTACTTCGAAAAGATCGATCTGGCCAAACCGGGCCACGTCGAATCGATCGTGGCTGCAGTCGGCGAGTATCTCCAGAAGGTTGCCGGCATGGCTGCCGAAGACGCCAAAGTTATCATCTCGCAGGCCCAAGCTTTCCTTCCGGGCCTGCTGCCATCGCTAGGCATCAAGGCGCCAGCGCCGCAGACCAATGGTGATGCTAACGGTCATGCGAATGGTAATGGACATGTCGTCGAAAAGAAGAAGGAGAGTATCTTGATCGAGGACATCAAGGCCTTCCGCGCCAGTATGCCACTCACTGCCGCGGGTGTGCCTGTCAAGGACATCTCTGAGTTCGAGGATTTGGAGCCGAAGCTCTAG